In a single window of the Melioribacteraceae bacterium genome:
- the rplS gene encoding 50S ribosomal protein L19, whose protein sequence is MMDKLKELTEDQIRADFPAFKSGDHIRVHVRVIEGDKERVQPYEGDVINIRGIGMSKTFTVRKISSGVGVERIFSYSSPKIAKVEVVREGKVRRAKLFYLRKLSGKAARIKDKNQK, encoded by the coding sequence ATTATGGATAAGCTGAAAGAGCTAACCGAAGATCAGATTCGGGCTGATTTTCCGGCATTTAAGTCGGGAGATCACATCCGGGTGCATGTTAGAGTTATTGAAGGTGATAAAGAAAGAGTTCAACCTTATGAAGGTGATGTTATAAACATCAGAGGCATTGGTATGAGTAAAACTTTTACAGTTCGAAAGATATCAAGCGGTGTAGGCGTTGAAAGAATATTTTCATACAGTTCACCAAAAATCGCAAAAGTTGAAGTGGTTCGCGAAGGCAAAGTTAGAAGAGCTAAATTGTTTTATCTCAGAAAACTTTCCGGTAAAGCCGCTAGAATTAAAGATAAAAATCAAAAATAA
- a CDS encoding phosphoglycerate dehydrogenase, with the protein MKVLIADKFPDQYIQKLKNSDIDVIYNPKLGENDLPKAAEEVDCLVVRSTIVNAATIENSKQLNLIVRAGAGVNNIDIKAANKKGIYVSNCPGKNSIAVAELAIGLMLALDRRIPHNVSDFKNGKWNKGEYSKAEGLFGKTLAIVGYGAIGKEVAKRAQAFGLNIYAKDVSRIEGYGVKDFSEFDQILPIADIITLHLPATPQTKGLFNDKMFSMMKDGAILINTSRQDLINEDDLVKAIKEKNLKVGLDVFKGEPESKDGVVSSRLQELENVYVTHHIGASTEQAQNAVAEETVNIILQYINSRVIAHWVNRAKVTDAHYQLIVKHYDKPGVLAAILDVLRSGNINIEEVENIIFDGGLVACCTLQLQAPATSEMLELIRKNPNVLTYSHISLD; encoded by the coding sequence ATGAAAGTTTTAATAGCCGACAAATTCCCCGACCAGTATATTCAGAAGTTAAAAAATTCTGATATCGATGTAATTTACAATCCTAAACTCGGTGAAAACGATCTACCGAAAGCTGCCGAAGAAGTTGATTGTTTGGTTGTCCGTTCCACAATTGTTAATGCGGCAACAATCGAGAATTCAAAACAACTTAATTTAATTGTGCGTGCCGGCGCCGGTGTTAATAATATTGATATTAAAGCCGCAAATAAAAAAGGTATTTACGTTTCTAATTGTCCGGGTAAAAACTCAATTGCAGTTGCAGAACTTGCGATTGGATTAATGCTGGCACTCGATCGAAGAATTCCACATAATGTTTCCGATTTCAAAAATGGTAAATGGAACAAAGGGGAATATTCAAAAGCTGAGGGTCTATTCGGTAAAACTCTAGCTATTGTTGGTTACGGAGCAATTGGTAAAGAAGTTGCTAAAAGAGCTCAGGCGTTTGGATTAAATATTTACGCTAAGGATGTTTCCCGAATTGAAGGTTACGGAGTTAAAGATTTTTCCGAGTTTGATCAAATTCTCCCTATAGCTGATATTATTACACTTCATCTCCCCGCTACTCCGCAAACAAAGGGATTATTCAACGACAAAATGTTTTCTATGATGAAAGATGGAGCAATTCTCATCAACACCAGCAGACAAGATTTGATAAATGAAGACGATTTAGTTAAAGCAATTAAAGAGAAGAATTTAAAAGTCGGCCTAGATGTATTTAAAGGTGAACCCGAATCGAAAGATGGTGTTGTATCATCACGATTGCAGGAACTTGAGAATGTTTATGTAACACATCATATTGGCGCGTCAACCGAACAAGCGCAAAACGCTGTTGCTGAAGAAACCGTAAACATTATTTTACAATATATTAACAGTCGCGTAATCGCACACTGGGTTAACCGTGCAAAAGTTACAGACGCACATTATCAATTAATTGTAAAACATTATGATAAACCGGGCGTTCTCGCGGCAATTCTTGATGTTTTACGAAGCGGTAATATTAATATTGAGGAAGTTGAAAATATTATTTTTGATGGTGGATTAGTAGCATGTTGTACTTTACAACTTCAAGCTCCGGCTACATCAGAGATGCTTGAATTAATCCGAAAAAATCCAAATGTACTCACTTACTCACACATCTCTTTAGATTAA
- the hutU gene encoding urocanate hydratase — MSKIIKAPTGAKISCKGWIQEAALRMLMNNLDPEVAERPEDLIVYGGYGKAARNWESYNAIIKSLQNLENDETLLVQSGKPVGIFKTHDNAPRVIISNSMLVPDWATWDEFRRLDSLGLTMYGQMTAGSWIYIGSQGILQGTYETFAECARQYFNGSLSGKFLLTAGLGGMGGAQPLAATMNGAACLGIDVDRSRIQKRIDTGYLDIITENIDEALKLIVAAKKSKKALSVGLVGNAGEVLPEILKRNIIPDILTDQTSAHDTLNGYVPMGMSFEEAVTLRKSDPNKYMALSKSTIVTHVTAMLEFQKRGAITFDYGNNIRGEAKENGLTNAFDIPGFVPEYIRPLFCDGKGPFRWAALSGDPNDIFETDKAVIETFPENSALIRWIELAQKKVHFQGLPARICWLGYGERAKMGKVFNKLVADGKVSAPIVIGRDHLDCGSVASPNRETEAMKDGSDAIADWPILNALLNAIGGASWVSVHHGGGVGIGKSIHAGMVVVADGTPEAEKRIERVLTYDPGMGIIRHADAGYERAIDNSKKFNVKIPMMK; from the coding sequence ATGAGTAAAATTATTAAGGCGCCAACCGGTGCTAAAATTTCATGTAAGGGGTGGATTCAAGAAGCCGCACTAAGAATGCTGATGAATAATCTCGATCCGGAAGTTGCCGAACGTCCCGAAGATCTAATTGTGTATGGCGGATATGGAAAAGCCGCTCGCAATTGGGAATCGTACAATGCCATAATTAAATCTCTGCAAAACCTCGAAAACGATGAAACACTTTTAGTTCAATCGGGTAAACCGGTTGGTATATTCAAAACTCATGATAACGCGCCAAGAGTAATTATCTCAAACTCGATGCTTGTGCCCGATTGGGCAACTTGGGATGAATTCCGCAGACTCGATTCTCTCGGTTTAACAATGTATGGACAGATGACTGCCGGCAGTTGGATTTATATTGGCTCACAAGGAATATTGCAAGGGACTTATGAAACTTTTGCAGAGTGTGCTAGGCAGTATTTTAATGGTTCGCTATCGGGCAAATTTTTATTAACTGCCGGTTTAGGAGGTATGGGAGGCGCTCAGCCTTTAGCCGCAACTATGAATGGCGCCGCATGTTTGGGTATTGATGTTGACAGATCCCGAATTCAAAAAAGAATTGATACCGGTTATTTAGATATTATCACCGAAAATATTGATGAAGCGTTAAAATTAATTGTTGCAGCAAAGAAATCGAAAAAAGCATTATCAGTTGGATTGGTCGGCAACGCCGGTGAAGTGCTTCCGGAAATATTGAAAAGAAATATTATACCCGATATACTTACAGACCAGACCAGTGCGCATGATACTCTGAATGGATATGTACCAATGGGAATGAGTTTTGAGGAAGCAGTCACGCTTCGTAAATCTGATCCTAATAAATATATGGCATTGTCAAAATCAACGATTGTTACCCACGTAACAGCAATGTTAGAATTTCAAAAAAGGGGCGCAATTACTTTTGATTATGGCAACAATATAAGGGGTGAAGCAAAAGAAAATGGATTGACAAATGCTTTTGATATTCCGGGATTTGTCCCCGAATATATTCGTCCCCTATTTTGTGATGGTAAAGGTCCCTTCAGATGGGCCGCATTGAGTGGTGATCCTAATGATATTTTTGAAACTGATAAAGCTGTAATAGAGACCTTCCCAGAGAATTCCGCATTAATTAGATGGATTGAACTCGCACAAAAGAAGGTACACTTTCAAGGATTGCCTGCCAGAATTTGCTGGTTAGGTTATGGTGAAAGAGCAAAGATGGGAAAAGTATTCAACAAACTTGTTGCCGATGGAAAAGTAAGCGCTCCAATTGTAATTGGGAGAGATCATCTGGATTGCGGGTCTGTTGCATCACCAAACCGGGAAACAGAAGCAATGAAAGATGGAAGCGACGCGATTGCCGATTGGCCAATATTAAACGCGTTATTAAATGCAATTGGCGGCGCTAGTTGGGTTTCGGTTCATCATGGGGGCGGTGTGGGAATTGGGAAATCAATACATGCCGGAATGGTGGTTGTGGCTGATGGAACTCCCGAAGCAGAAAAAAGAATTGAGCGTGTACTAACCTACGATCCCGGAATGGGAATTATACGCCATGCCGATGCCGGTTATGAGCGGGCAATTGATAATTCTAAAAAATTCAATGTAAAAATTCCTATGATGAAATAG
- a CDS encoding adenosine deaminase produces MKTEEIIRGVPKVQLHDHLDGGLRPATIIEIAKEMKYSKLPTSDPAELAEWFHRGANKGNLVEYLQGFEHTCAVMQTKESLRRVAYEMMEDMKNDGVCYVETRFAPVFHTSKGLYQEDAVNAVLEGLEKGKKDFGVGYGLIICGMRNMKNTLEAAELAVGFRNQGVVGFDLAGEEGGYPPKKHIDAFQYIKEKNFHITIHAGEAFGKESIWQAIQICGAHRIGHATRLIEDMVFDKNGNIIALGELAQYILDTRLPLEICLLSNVHTGAVDKIENHPFIKLYKSKFRVFLNTDDRLMSDTTLTKEYLTASELFGINLDDIEKLNINAMKSSFLKHTERLEYIYKIIKPGYQKMRENLLSLKI; encoded by the coding sequence ATGAAAACTGAAGAAATCATTAGAGGAGTACCAAAAGTACAATTGCACGATCATTTAGATGGGGGGTTAAGACCGGCAACAATAATCGAAATCGCCAAAGAAATGAAGTACAGCAAACTACCAACTTCTGACCCCGCTGAACTGGCTGAATGGTTTCATAGAGGAGCAAATAAGGGAAATTTGGTGGAATATCTGCAAGGTTTTGAACACACTTGTGCAGTAATGCAAACTAAGGAATCGTTACGAAGAGTTGCTTATGAAATGATGGAGGATATGAAAAATGATGGAGTTTGTTATGTTGAGACAAGATTTGCACCGGTTTTTCATACCTCGAAAGGACTATATCAAGAAGACGCTGTAAATGCCGTTTTAGAAGGTCTTGAGAAGGGAAAAAAGGATTTTGGTGTTGGTTATGGCTTGATTATTTGCGGAATGAGAAATATGAAGAATACACTAGAAGCTGCTGAGCTTGCCGTTGGTTTTAGGAATCAGGGAGTTGTGGGATTTGATTTAGCGGGTGAAGAGGGAGGTTATCCTCCAAAAAAACATATTGATGCTTTCCAATATATTAAGGAAAAGAATTTTCATATCACTATTCACGCTGGAGAAGCGTTTGGGAAGGAATCTATTTGGCAGGCAATTCAAATTTGTGGGGCGCATAGAATTGGACACGCTACCCGGTTGATTGAAGATATGGTGTTTGATAAAAATGGTAATATTATTGCATTGGGTGAACTCGCCCAATATATCCTTGATACCCGCTTACCACTCGAAATATGTTTGTTAAGCAACGTTCATACCGGTGCTGTTGATAAAATTGAGAATCACCCATTCATAAAATTGTATAAATCCAAATTTCGTGTTTTCCTCAATACAGACGATAGATTAATGAGCGACACAACTCTCACTAAAGAGTATTTGACTGCAAGCGAATTGTTTGGGATTAACTTGGATGATATTGAAAAATTAAATATCAACGCAATGAAATCCTCATTTTTAAAACATACAGAGAGACTTGAATATATCTACAAAATAATTAAACCCGGCTACCAAAAAATGCGGGAAAACTTATTATCATTAAAAATATAA
- a CDS encoding tetratricopeptide repeat protein encodes MKKVFIYLSLASMIFGIMAFQCASAELTGAKLYINQKQYEKAKEALNKEVAKNPLSDEGWYLLGFLHGEDGNIDEMLAAFDKSMSASNKFAPQIKEAKLYHWATSFNKGVSVFNNASKTTDADSIKMYFQKSADLFISAIKCEPDSEITYTNLAMTYINMGENEKAVSPLEKLVSFGKSADAYVMLGQIYLDKGNELNDKADSAAAQVNFEKAISILEKGREKFPDDSEILLRVSNAYIGANKLEVAMDAFKKGVVQEPDNKFYKYNYGVLLLNSGDFPAAEEQFTKAVALDSEYTNAVYNLAVTYVRWGAKMREEMEAKGENNELYKEKFKLAIPHLEKYLSVNPKEPVIWELLGRVYANLGMQEKSLEAFEKADANR; translated from the coding sequence ATGAAAAAAGTATTTATTTACTTAAGCCTTGCATCGATGATATTCGGTATTATGGCATTTCAATGTGCTTCAGCTGAATTGACCGGCGCAAAATTATATATCAATCAAAAGCAGTACGAGAAAGCTAAAGAAGCTCTCAATAAAGAAGTAGCAAAAAATCCATTAAGTGATGAAGGTTGGTATTTACTTGGATTTCTGCATGGTGAAGATGGTAATATTGATGAAATGTTAGCAGCATTTGATAAATCCATGAGTGCAAGTAATAAATTTGCTCCTCAAATCAAAGAAGCAAAACTTTACCATTGGGCTACTTCATTTAATAAAGGTGTGAGTGTTTTCAATAATGCCTCAAAGACCACTGATGCTGATTCAATTAAAATGTATTTTCAAAAATCGGCTGATCTTTTTATCTCAGCTATAAAATGTGAACCAGATTCTGAAATTACCTATACAAATTTAGCTATGACATATATTAACATGGGAGAAAATGAAAAGGCAGTTTCTCCACTCGAGAAGTTAGTATCATTCGGAAAATCAGCTGATGCTTATGTCATGCTTGGTCAAATATATTTGGATAAAGGAAATGAACTAAACGACAAAGCCGATTCTGCGGCTGCTCAAGTAAATTTTGAGAAAGCTATTTCGATATTAGAAAAAGGAAGAGAAAAATTTCCAGATGACAGCGAAATTTTATTGCGAGTTTCCAATGCCTATATTGGAGCTAATAAGTTAGAAGTTGCTATGGACGCTTTTAAGAAGGGCGTTGTTCAAGAACCGGATAATAAATTTTATAAATATAATTATGGTGTTCTCTTATTAAACTCCGGCGATTTCCCGGCTGCAGAAGAACAATTTACTAAAGCAGTTGCTCTGGATTCCGAGTACACAAATGCGGTATATAACCTCGCGGTTACTTATGTTAGATGGGGCGCAAAGATGAGAGAGGAGATGGAAGCTAAAGGAGAAAACAATGAGCTTTATAAAGAAAAATTCAAATTAGCTATTCCTCATTTAGAAAAATACTTATCAGTTAATCCCAAAGAACCAGTAATATGGGAATTGTTGGGAAGAGTTTACGCTAATCTTGGAATGCAGGAAAAATCACTAGAAGCTTTTGAAAAAGCTGATGCAAACAGATAA
- a CDS encoding DUF3467 domain-containing protein — translation MSQNNDTQAQQINIELGEKEAEGIYSNLAIITHSPAEFVIDFTRVVPGVPKARVLSRIITTPQHAKMLLRALKDNIERFESRFGEIKIDQQNAPQFGFINPEKNTPIN, via the coding sequence ATGAGTCAGAATAATGATACACAAGCACAACAAATAAATATTGAACTAGGAGAAAAAGAAGCTGAAGGAATTTATTCTAACCTAGCAATTATTACTCATTCTCCAGCCGAGTTTGTAATCGACTTTACTCGAGTAGTTCCTGGCGTACCAAAAGCGCGGGTATTATCAAGAATTATAACCACACCCCAACATGCAAAAATGCTACTTCGAGCTTTAAAAGATAATATTGAACGTTTTGAATCGAGATTTGGTGAAATTAAAATTGATCAGCAAAATGCTCCTCAATTTGGTTTTATAAATCCCGAAAAAAATACCCCAATAAACTAA
- a CDS encoding FecR domain-containing protein, with protein sequence MKKFLIIVLAVSISFGFTTEEKKDSKSNNPIAFVKKIVKDVTHKKVDKDDWEPAKLTVPLKDGEELKTGDKSLALVTFLDKSIIRVRENAILKIYGETENKNVKKNTFIQRGLVGFEITTQEEGDEFKFTTPTVVASIRGTGGSIEFDDQDSTTTVRLDSGNVYLQTSTGDQDLSGGNTALINPNGEILVSSQTEDDKQVNIQSQRTNTKKIKIKTPQGDVIIEYYTAE encoded by the coding sequence ATGAAAAAATTTTTAATAATCGTATTAGCCGTTTCAATATCCTTCGGTTTTACTACCGAAGAGAAAAAAGATTCCAAATCAAATAATCCAATTGCTTTCGTAAAAAAAATTGTAAAAGATGTAACGCATAAAAAAGTAGATAAAGATGACTGGGAGCCGGCTAAACTTACTGTTCCCCTCAAAGATGGAGAAGAGTTGAAAACAGGGGACAAATCTCTTGCGCTTGTAACATTCCTAGATAAAAGTATAATTCGAGTAAGGGAAAACGCAATTCTAAAAATATATGGTGAAACTGAAAATAAAAATGTTAAGAAAAACACTTTCATTCAAAGAGGACTGGTTGGGTTTGAAATTACCACTCAAGAGGAAGGCGACGAGTTTAAATTCACTACACCTACCGTTGTGGCTTCAATTCGCGGTACCGGCGGAAGTATTGAGTTTGATGATCAGGATTCAACCACAACCGTTAGATTGGACAGCGGGAATGTATATTTACAAACATCTACCGGTGATCAGGATCTATCTGGGGGCAATACCGCTTTAATTAATCCTAACGGAGAAATCCTAGTTTCTTCTCAAACTGAAGATGACAAACAGGTAAATATTCAATCCCAAAGAACAAATACCAAAAAAATAAAAATTAAAACGCCTCAAGGCGATGTTATAATAGAATACTATACTGCTGAATAA
- a CDS encoding adenylate/guanylate cyclase domain-containing protein: protein MKQGKSSKKDFSKFYLIILAFILSITLTQELFFTISPLKKLELKFIDSRFSERGPVNIKDSSKVIILEITQDSYDQIPQPYNKWPWARSIYVNVIENLTEAGVKAIGIDINMLGPDQFSPKNDSLMKAAIRKSGKVVLAGKIDEVLERSIDERNTLIQNQKINFSNIFYDADSSIGIVQLPPDYDGVFRRYLPYVFTSSINKNIPSFGGAVLNKYYNLNHDYTAQRKDGYFDFNGTQIPMFDNYTYLINFYGPSSTFPKIKFIDVLDDKDFLTTDEIELEVELNTWDMDDGLLQSGIFKDKVVLIGSTMPEDRDLFPTSFAKGDLEGDNLIYGVEIHANAINNVLNRDFLSKQSKLTEILEIIILVLIIFFITDVIRRLKLKNNLFLELINLIIVSLSIFLLYQISIYFFITHKLIISIIAPAVSILISYFASTAYHFIKERQQNVLIKGMFSTYVSKDVVNELLNNPDKLKLGGEKKNVTILFSDIAGFTTFSEGKQPEELVLFINEYLNEMTDIVLKNEGTLDKYLGDAIMAFWGAPLEVENHAHKACITALEMQKSTNEISKRWISTGEQPLKIRIGINSGEVIVGNMGGVKRFDYTVMGDNVNLASRLEGANKQYNSKIMIGESTYELIKDKFLARELDLIKVKGKVKPTKVFELIGLKEELNNASVEKLLEDYSRALNMYKQKEFEQAKILFDSVSREFNDDTSKIYSDRCQSFIITPPDVKWDGVFELKTK, encoded by the coding sequence ATGAAACAGGGCAAGAGTAGTAAAAAAGATTTTTCTAAATTTTATTTAATTATTCTTGCCTTCATTTTAAGCATCACACTTACTCAAGAATTATTTTTTACTATTAGTCCCCTAAAAAAACTAGAGCTTAAATTTATTGATTCCCGATTTAGTGAGCGGGGACCGGTAAATATTAAAGACTCATCAAAAGTTATAATATTAGAAATTACTCAAGATTCGTATGATCAAATTCCTCAACCTTATAATAAATGGCCCTGGGCGAGATCAATTTATGTTAATGTTATAGAAAACTTAACTGAAGCCGGCGTGAAAGCTATTGGCATCGATATTAATATGCTGGGTCCCGATCAGTTTTCGCCCAAAAACGATTCTTTGATGAAAGCGGCAATAAGGAAATCGGGGAAAGTTGTACTTGCGGGAAAAATAGATGAAGTTTTAGAAAGAAGTATTGATGAAAGAAATACGCTGATTCAAAATCAAAAAATTAATTTCTCAAATATTTTTTATGATGCAGATAGTTCAATTGGAATTGTACAATTACCACCAGATTATGATGGGGTTTTTAGAAGGTATCTGCCATACGTTTTTACTTCATCAATTAATAAAAATATTCCAAGTTTTGGCGGCGCCGTATTGAATAAATATTATAATCTCAATCATGATTATACTGCTCAGCGCAAAGATGGATATTTCGATTTTAACGGAACTCAAATTCCTATGTTCGATAACTATACATATCTTATTAATTTTTATGGACCCAGTTCAACTTTCCCCAAAATAAAATTTATAGATGTTTTAGATGATAAAGATTTCTTAACAACTGATGAAATTGAACTTGAAGTTGAACTTAATACATGGGATATGGATGATGGATTATTGCAAAGCGGTATTTTCAAGGATAAAGTTGTTTTAATTGGTTCTACAATGCCGGAAGATAGAGACCTCTTTCCAACATCTTTTGCGAAGGGGGATCTTGAGGGGGACAACCTAATTTACGGTGTTGAGATACATGCCAACGCGATAAATAATGTTTTGAATAGGGATTTTCTGAGTAAGCAGTCAAAGTTAACGGAGATATTAGAAATCATAATATTGGTATTAATTATTTTCTTTATCACAGATGTAATTAGAAGACTGAAATTAAAAAACAATTTATTTCTGGAGCTCATAAATCTAATTATAGTTTCACTATCTATTTTCTTGCTTTACCAAATAAGTATCTATTTTTTCATAACTCATAAACTCATTATTTCAATAATTGCTCCAGCAGTATCAATTCTAATAAGTTATTTCGCATCGACCGCCTATCATTTTATAAAAGAACGACAGCAGAATGTTTTAATAAAAGGAATGTTCAGCACTTATGTGAGCAAAGATGTGGTAAATGAGTTGTTGAATAATCCCGATAAACTAAAACTAGGCGGCGAAAAGAAAAATGTTACTATTCTATTTAGTGATATTGCCGGCTTCACCACTTTTTCCGAAGGTAAACAACCGGAAGAATTGGTTTTGTTTATAAATGAATACTTAAATGAAATGACCGACATAGTTCTAAAAAATGAGGGAACGCTCGATAAATATTTAGGTGATGCAATAATGGCGTTTTGGGGTGCTCCACTTGAAGTAGAAAACCATGCACATAAAGCTTGTATTACTGCACTTGAGATGCAAAAATCAACCAATGAAATTAGTAAAAGATGGATCTCCACCGGTGAACAACCATTAAAAATTAGAATAGGAATAAATTCCGGCGAGGTAATTGTTGGCAATATGGGGGGCGTTAAGAGGTTTGATTATACTGTGATGGGAGATAATGTAAACCTGGCTTCGAGATTGGAAGGCGCGAATAAACAGTACAATTCTAAAATTATGATTGGAGAATCGACCTACGAATTAATTAAGGATAAGTTTCTGGCGCGTGAATTAGATTTGATTAAAGTAAAAGGGAAGGTTAAACCAACAAAAGTCTTTGAGTTGATTGGATTGAAGGAAGAATTGAACAATGCGAGTGTTGAAAAATTATTAGAGGATTATTCTCGTGCATTAAATATGTACAAGCAAAAGGAATTTGAGCAAGCAAAAATTTTATTTGATTCTGTTAGTAGAGAGTTTAATGATGATACTTCAAAAATATATTCTGATAGGTGCCAATCATTTATAATTACTCCACCGGATGTAAAATGGGATGGTGTTTTTGAATTGAAGACTAAATAA
- a CDS encoding LptF/LptG family permease — MKIIDNYLVKQFIQTIFFGILAFTLLFVVIDMMEKLGDIVDQNVPTNIIFEYYFVFIPEIIRLITPVAVLLASLFVAGKMSNLNELTALKASGVSLYRFMTPFILTSVLVSLLSVYFGGFVVPDANKRKVYIERDFMKKGIVNFSNNIFFQDSPSRIISINHYDTYTQSANQVSIQEYSPYDKTKLIYRTDAFRMEYDSLKKAWVCFEGVSRTFTDSTEILEKFVAKEFSNFFIRPSDVLKKQTKSEEMTLTELSEFSAEQKRTGNNPIEIDIEYHSRIAYAFACVVVVLFGLPIASNKRRGGLAIQFGFNLLITFVYLLFMKISQAYGKSGMLSPFLTSWFANFIFLAAAIINIERARK, encoded by the coding sequence ATGAAAATTATTGATAATTATCTCGTCAAACAGTTTATCCAAACAATCTTTTTTGGAATATTAGCATTCACGCTACTATTTGTTGTTATAGATATGATGGAAAAATTGGGGGATATCGTTGATCAAAATGTGCCCACAAATATAATCTTCGAATATTACTTTGTATTTATTCCAGAAATAATAAGATTGATTACCCCCGTAGCTGTGTTATTGGCGAGTTTGTTTGTTGCCGGAAAAATGTCCAACCTCAATGAACTAACCGCATTAAAAGCAAGCGGAGTTAGCTTATACCGGTTTATGACACCATTTATTTTAACCTCTGTTCTTGTCTCCCTGTTAAGTGTTTACTTTGGAGGATTTGTTGTACCAGATGCCAACAAACGAAAAGTATATATAGAACGAGATTTCATGAAAAAAGGCATTGTGAACTTTAGCAATAATATTTTCTTTCAGGACTCCCCCAGCAGAATTATTTCTATTAATCATTACGACACCTACACTCAGTCTGCTAATCAAGTAAGTATTCAAGAATATAGCCCCTATGATAAAACCAAATTAATATATCGAACTGATGCATTTAGGATGGAATACGATTCGCTAAAAAAAGCATGGGTTTGTTTTGAAGGTGTAAGCCGTACTTTTACAGACAGCACAGAAATACTTGAAAAATTTGTCGCTAAAGAATTTTCGAATTTTTTTATAAGACCTTCCGATGTTCTCAAAAAGCAAACTAAGTCGGAAGAAATGACGCTTACGGAGTTATCTGAATTTTCAGCGGAGCAAAAGAGAACAGGAAACAACCCAATTGAAATTGATATAGAATATCATTCAAGAATAGCTTATGCGTTTGCATGTGTTGTGGTAGTATTATTTGGACTGCCAATCGCTTCAAATAAAAGAAGGGGCGGGTTGGCAATACAGTTTGGATTTAACTTGTTAATTACTTTCGTTTATCTGTTATTCATGAAAATAAGTCAAGCATATGGCAAAAGTGGAATGTTGAGTCCATTTCTGACTTCATGGTTTGCAAATTTTATTTTTCTAGCGGCGGCTATAATAAATATAGAACGCGCCCGTAAATAA